A genomic stretch from Pirellulales bacterium includes:
- a CDS encoding dihydrodipicolinate synthase family protein, with translation MAGDNRLRGIFTPNIVPLDARGDINEPELRRYTDWLIEHGVHGLYPNGSTGEFNRFTVEERRRIIAIMVDQARGRVPILAGAAEANVRETIAACEYYHELGVRAVAIVSPYYYKLSPPAVYAYFREIGRHTPVDVTLYNIPMFASPIDVPTVQRLSEEFEKIVAIKDSSGDLPHMIRMIAAVRPNRPDFSFLTGWDAALMPMLLIGCDGGTNATSGVVPEITRKLYDLTTSGRLDEARELQYKVVRLFDAMMYTADFPEGFRAALSLRGFEPGVGRQPMSEGQQIELSTVRDTLQCLLAEEGFTNEPIGGCPATGRVDPKAVSQIVQGVLAELNRRGLAN, from the coding sequence ATGGCCGGCGACAATCGCCTTCGTGGCATCTTTACACCTAATATCGTGCCGCTCGATGCGCGCGGCGACATCAACGAGCCCGAGCTGCGCCGCTACACCGATTGGTTGATCGAGCACGGCGTACATGGCCTGTATCCCAATGGGTCGACCGGCGAGTTCAACCGCTTCACCGTCGAAGAGCGGCGTCGCATCATCGCGATCATGGTGGATCAAGCGCGCGGCCGGGTGCCAATCCTGGCTGGCGCCGCCGAGGCCAACGTCCGCGAGACGATTGCCGCCTGCGAATATTATCACGAGCTGGGCGTGCGAGCGGTGGCGATTGTTTCGCCCTATTACTACAAGCTCAGCCCGCCGGCCGTGTATGCCTACTTTCGCGAGATCGGCCGGCACACGCCGGTCGACGTGACGCTCTACAACATTCCGATGTTCGCTTCGCCGATCGACGTGCCGACCGTGCAGCGTCTGAGCGAAGAATTCGAGAAGATCGTGGCGATCAAGGATTCCTCGGGCGATTTGCCGCACATGATCCGCATGATCGCGGCGGTGCGTCCCAATCGGCCCGACTTCAGCTTCCTCACTGGCTGGGACGCGGCGCTGATGCCGATGCTGCTAATCGGCTGCGACGGCGGCACCAACGCCACTAGCGGCGTCGTGCCCGAAATCACACGCAAGTTGTACGACCTGACCACCAGCGGCCGACTGGACGAAGCCCGCGAGCTGCAATACAAGGTTGTGCGGCTGTTCGACGCCATGATGTATACGGCCGATTTCCCCGAAGGCTTTCGCGCCGCTCTGTCGCTGCGCGGCTTCGAGCCAGGCGTGGGACGGCAGCCCATGTCTGAAGGACAGCAGATCGAGTTATCGACGGTGCGCGACACGTTGCAATGCCTGCTGGCTGAAGAGGGCTTTACGAATGAGCCGATTGGCGGCTGTCCGGCGACTGGCCGCGTTGATCCAAAAGCCGTGAGCCAGATCGTGCAGGGAGTGCTGGCCGAACTCAATCGCCGCGGCCTGGCGAATTGA